A region from the Variovorax paradoxus genome encodes:
- a CDS encoding carbohydrate ABC transporter permease, whose translation MQPSNFLPQLLRTVGAWAVALLLFFPLGWLFLTAFKTELQAIHVPPLFIFEPTLGNFSEVQRRSDYLLYARNSLITSLGSTIIGLLIAAPAAYSMAFFRTKKTRDILMWMLSTKMMPAVGALVPIYVLAQTAGLLDSLTALTIVFTLSNLPIMVWMLYSAYKDIPNEILEAARMDGASLWTEFRHVVLPLSVGGLASTGLLCLVLSWNEAFWALNLSSAKAGTLATLIASYSSPEGLFWAKLSAASLMAIAPIVVFGWFSQKQLVQGLTFGAVK comes from the coding sequence ATGCAACCCAGCAACTTCCTTCCCCAACTGCTGCGCACCGTGGGTGCGTGGGCCGTGGCGCTGCTGCTGTTCTTTCCGCTCGGCTGGCTGTTCCTCACGGCGTTCAAGACCGAGCTACAGGCGATCCACGTGCCGCCGCTCTTCATCTTCGAGCCCACGCTCGGCAACTTCAGCGAAGTGCAGCGCCGCAGCGACTACCTGCTGTATGCGCGCAACTCGCTCATCACCAGCCTGGGCTCGACCATCATCGGCCTCTTGATCGCGGCGCCGGCCGCGTACTCGATGGCCTTCTTCCGCACGAAGAAGACGCGCGACATCCTGATGTGGATGCTCTCCACCAAGATGATGCCGGCCGTCGGCGCGCTGGTGCCGATCTACGTGCTCGCGCAGACTGCGGGCCTCTTGGATTCGCTCACCGCGCTGACGATCGTGTTCACGCTGTCGAACCTGCCGATCATGGTGTGGATGCTCTACAGCGCCTACAAGGACATTCCGAACGAAATCCTCGAAGCCGCGCGCATGGACGGCGCCAGCCTGTGGACCGAGTTCCGCCACGTCGTGCTGCCGCTGTCGGTGGGCGGGCTCGCATCGACCGGCCTCTTGTGCCTGGTACTGAGCTGGAACGAGGCCTTCTGGGCGCTCAACCTCAGCTCGGCCAAGGCCGGCACGCTGGCCACGCTGATCGCCTCGTACTCCAGCCCCGAGGGCCTGTTCTGGGCCAAGCTGTCGGCCGCCTCGCTGATGGC